The Brassica napus cultivar Da-Ae chromosome C1, Da-Ae, whole genome shotgun sequence DNA segment tttatttttagtttttggatttttaatcTTTGTATTAGTGAATTGAAGTTCTCTCCGGGCAACAACTAAATAATatcatttgaaagaaaaaaattacaaaatcattaagatTCACGTCAACTGAAATGATGGAATGAGAATGTTTTTAGAAACTGAAAGTTTCGTATCTTGCCGAACATGACATTGGTTGAGGTTTATTGCAACAAATAATTGTGATTGGTTATGAATTAAGGAAATTACGGTGAAAAATATCACACACAAAGTTGGATCTTTAGTTTagccaaatattgtttttatttacagAGTTTTCATATCAAACCAAAAATTAGAATCATAATCAGATTGTTAGAATAAATCAGAAATCAGAAAAGttttaagagaaaataaaattcgcgaaatcgattgaaaaacataattcatGTAACAAGTGAAGAGATCACATTATTTTCGACGCAACTCTTAACCCATTTCACTCGATTGTAtcgtgtttttattatatttaccaataattttttataagaaagtaCACGTTATTGGTTATAGACTACGTTAATTTTGTAACATATCCAAAAATATTGACACGATGTCCAACCACTTTTATTGGTATTCTTAAAGTATGGTCcaataattatatgtaaaataagCCCAACatattagttttacatttttttatatatattagtagAAGAAAGCAAGtatgaataaaatatttgaatatgaaaaaccgaatcaaacttgatttaaaagtaatactaaacacaaattaaaactgattaagtaCTCAAATGGatcaaaaatgttaaatatctgatccaaactgaaatattttggataccgaaaatatctaaaacataattatatatattagttatttaaaattttatatctatcagatattcattaatattaaaatatctaaaataacaaaatatgttcaaaatactgaaaatatatatttttcttcatctaaatatttatgtaaatttaattatttagtcttatattattcaaattttgatgttttatatttttaattatttaatcttatttttaattattcggATTTTGAGGATTAagtatatttggatttttgttaaaacatctatactattaaagcaggatcctattgtcataattaccttaggggcatgtttccttcactaacattgcatgtttcattaagggcaattaagtaatattaataacaaatctatattgggtcattatttttggatccagcccaaatcaaatctctcttgggccatttgggcctattaaaaaatcagattcaattctcacttttttttttcctttggaccattgagtccaagttcaaataattttttttcaactattcttaattattatttttttcttttcttaatataatttaagcattcataaaaataattgaatttttttattgaaaagtataaatctttattaaaagtatataattttttaattaaaatattaaccccataataaaattaatttatcagagttataccaacttaattcattaaaaaaataaagtttaatttttttaacataaatagtcatttaaaatgaaatacgataaataaagataaaatttttaagtcttttataaaataaaacacaaatatatgaaaatgtgacatttactaaatatttgtcaattgaaaaaaaaaacaaaaataaacccgcgctttcaaagcgcgggtcaaaatctagttacatAATTAAAGTAGGTACCCGAACTTGAAACCGACCGAACCTGCAATGTTCGAACCAAATCCAAATCAAATTCAAACTAAAATTTGTAAGAATTCGAAccatatttaaatttctaactctaaaattttgaaaatctgaaTAGATCAACTGAATCCAAATGGATATCTGAATATCCATCCCTTGAAAATGCTATATGATAAATCTCTTattataatgtaaaataaataatataatcaaTTATTTCACGTAGGTTACTACCTAGTATTGTTTATTCGAGATTTTAATGTGTCATAAAATTGGAAATCCCAATGATCCGTTACGGTTGTTTCGGTCAAGTCCTTGGTCCAGCTCTTTAGACCGGTCTAGACATAGTGTACCAGAACGGCTTGGTTTGATTCAAAGAAAACCAGTCTGTAGGTAGGCTTCCAAATACTATAATCAAATTGATTTAACAGTTAGATCCGGGCAAATTGGTCAATCAAACCGGACCGGACCACCAACCCCTACCCCTAGAAACCTAACTAACTCGGCTTGGCGCTCGCAGGGATGTCCAAAAGCCAACGCACATATAATTGCAAGGAGTGATCTAGATTTCTTTAAACAACTAATCTGTAAACGTCACTTTTCTGGACATGAAATAGAATAGAACATGTTTCTCGAAAAGTAAATCAAAGTTGCAAGTTCAAACACAAATAAGGTCTGTGCAAAGATTTATCGAGATTAATCATCGTCTACTAACAACAAGCCGAGGTGATATTATAACATCAGAACCAGACTCTGAGGAGACTACTACTCTGCCTTGTATCTCTTCTCTAGCTCCTCCAAATGGTCAAGGTCTTTGTTGTACTTGCAGATGCGATAAATACACCTGTCAGTGAATACGAGAGAAAATAAGTCAATTCAATTACGTAAGTGTGAGGTGTGTGATAGTTGATGATGATGTATGTACCAGTAGAGAAGGATCCCAGCCGCACACAGAACCACATTCCTCTGAGCCTTGTAGATCTGCCACACAAGTAAAACTTGCAAGTTTACTGAACCGAGACATTTTAGGGAAGAAGACAACAGAAGCCGCAAATAACAGACTGAGAATATCCCTAAGGTTCGATTTATTACAACTAACAAAAGGCTCAGATCGAGATGTTTCAAGAACAGAGGCAGTTAAGAGTGGTTAACTCGCATCAACAATTAACCCCAGCATAATTCACAAGAACAAGGCGTAAAAAGAATAAGTTTCATTCTGAAAAACTATCAAAGAAAGTACATCCTGATGGTTCCACTAAAGTAAGATTCCTTAGCTTAGTAACCACAGCAGCTAGGTTATGCAATAAAATCGAGACGACACTGGAACTACTAAAAACCCTGCGAGTCATATGCAATTGGTTGAAACTACTGAGAACTCAATTATTGATAAATGATAACTAACTTGAGCAAATTCTCAAATCATCGAATGATTTATGATCTTCAAACAATGAAAGATAGAATTAAACATAATGTTGTAAAGATAATGCTTACGGATTTCTCATAGCGATCTCGTTCTGTAGCAGTGCAAACCTCCGATGAGCACTCTAGTCTATGCTCATTCTTCCAGTAAATATCTGGAAGAACCAAAAAACGCATGAGCCAAACAATTCACATCAGTAATTAAcaaatcaaaataccaaaatcAATTCCGGCTCGAAACCCTAACTATAAAGACCATATCGATCAGGAACAGGAAAGAGTGAGAAATTAAACGATCAACCACaaatatagagagagaggccgTTACCGAGGAGTTGAAACCCGGCGAAGGCGACGATGGAGGCGGCAGGCTGGAGTACGAGCGAGACGAGTGACACGATGCGTTTTTTCAGAAGCATAGGGTAAGGGAGAGTCAAGATGACGGCGATCGCGACCTCCGCGGCAACCACGTACGACAGAATCAGCCATTGCAatgccatcttcttcttcttcttcttcttctagatcTCTCTTTCGCTTTCTTTATCTCGGTCCTTTTCTTTTATGATCTGGATTCGGCGCGCGACCGACACGTATCTACGCCGTAAGCGAGTGCCCGCTTATCCTTAACTTTTCTTTCCTTGATCTTTTAATTAATGGGCCGTTTGACGGCCCGATAACCCCACCATTTTATTTTATGGAGATTAACCCGCATTCTTAATCTATAGTTCTTAACTCATAATTTcacatttattttaaacatttttcgGCTAAGAACTGACTTTTATACCTCTTATTTAAAAGACAGTTTTTAactagttaaaaattaagaaacgaTTTTTAAGCAGAAGCCAAGAACCCCATCCTAAgagcccgggttaatcatggtcttaatGCTATTAACTTCAGGTTCAGATacataatatcttatatattaaaatagaagtcatgacttctttcatgtgtgtttttttttaatttggaccatcacttataagttttattaaatgtattttattaagactaataatacttataatctttaaaatactttaatcataatatcttttgatatcttttcattttaaatataaatatatttattttaaaattctaaaaaatctgttttaaaagatttttacaagatcttcattttcaaaattatatttaaatattttcattaattttgaaattagttttaaatatcattatacattaataaattcagtaatcatttataaaatgaaaaataaaaaattctgtaatattttatatattatataatcataatcaatcatattaaaagaaaattattatattgagctaaatataataaaattttattaattttataaattttattttcgtaagtataaaatatttatgttcaaaaataaaatctaataagttgGTAAGATGGAttaacattagcaaactatataatacatgtataaaaattaacatgtatttctttaaagcttataatataaaatctttgtaactactttattcataatatattttcattttaaatataatatatatttatatattctattttaaaaattctaataaatatttgtaaaaatattttaacaataatttaatgtattttaagttatcgtataaaataaaataaataaattatatcatattttatctactttatagtcatgatcatgttaaaatacaattattatacttaaataaatatgataaaactatattcaattgataaattttgttttcataaatataaattatttattttaaaaatataatgtgatgatagaacggcttaaaattaacaaaccatATAATagatgtctaaaaattaacatatcttagacttttgtatatacaataatatatcatcaataatatattatctaatatgaataagcataaaaaatattagtaaaaaaaatacaactttGAAACACAgatcagaatttagcataaattaaatacaaaataattttcaaatatgttttttcatgaatatattaatttgcttaataactaaatgcaaatacaataagataaatatataataaaaattgaaaatacataCGGctttaaacaattgattaattataacatgtaaattataaaattattgtatttgaaatagttatataaatatttaagtatatgattaacgttaaaaatatataccactaatgtttaaaaacaataatttatgtatagaaaagcgAAAACAAGAccgcgcggatcaaaatctagttaatgttaaaaaagaaaattgatagTATTCAAAAAGAAATCTTCGTTTAAAAGTATAGAAAATTGATTTTCATAGAATTCATCAAGAATGAATCGACATGGAAAGTTAGTTTTGGATAAGCCTAGATTATCATAAAGTAAATGGAAAGATATATTACACAAGAAAgcaatttattttgtttctcgGGATATATGAATTATTGAATTAGGATTCTGGTGAGAGAAGAGGTTCTTTGTAGCAACTATTGGCTTCGTGTATGTATGTCTAAAGATATTTTCAGACTCTGTGAGGGCTCTCGGTTTATGCAAATCCTTTTTTGGTGGTGGTGCGTAATACTATGAGAGTTCATAAGCTTCCGAATAGTGGTtctttgaaaaagaaaatgcCTCTTCATATTATATTTGAGGAAccttttattatatgtttattttttgtatagCTTCTTAGACTCATCATGTTTATCTCTTGCGCAACATATTTGATGTGTATACTTTGAAAGGAGGTGGCAAACTAGCAAGTCTCGCTGCTATTAATTCATAATCCGGCTTACAAGGATCTGTAAATTTTCATAAGATCAATTATAGTACACCAGTTCTTGTTTACTACTGTGATGTACTTCTCTCTGACAATAATAGTATACTATACACAATTCAAggggtagagagagagagagagtcaaggGGCTAGTGAAAAGAGGGAGTTCGTTCCTAAATTTGTAAGGATAGTTTTGCTTTCTTTATTTATCTgtcaaataaaaatttctgaCATCTATTCTCCTCTTCTGTTCAAACATTTGAGAACAAGTTAAAAAAACAATGGCACTCGCCAGAAACTCTGATTCTGAGGAGCATTTGCATTCCACTTTCGCTTCCAGATATGTCCGTGCTGTTATTCCcaggtttctctctctctctctctctgtcctTATGCTCGACTCTTTCCTCATCTCTAGTGTTTTTTATGATTGCATTATTGTGTTTGCATGTCTTGAAACAGGTTCAAGATGCCTGACAATTCCATGCCCAAAGACGCTGCTTATCAAGTAATCAGTGATGAGTTGATGCTTGATGGCAATCCCAGGCTTAATCTCGCTTCCTTTGTCACCACTTGGATGGAACCTGAGTGTGACAAACTCATCATGGAATCTGTTAACAAGAACTATGTTGACATGGATGAATATCCTGTCACTACCGAGCTCCAGGTTACCCTTTTGTCTCTCACcatctgtgttttttttttattacaaatatgTTCAAGCCTGTTTTCCATATCATAATACATCTTGATCTCTCCTCTTCAGAATCGGTGTGTAAATATGATAGCCAACTTGTTCCACGCTCCCGTTGGAGAAGACGAGGCTGCTATTGGATGCGGAACCGTTGGTTCATCTGAGGCTATAATGCTTGCCGGTTTAGCTTTCAAAAGGAAATGGCAACAGAGGAGAAGAGCTCAAGGTTTACCTACTGATAATCCGAACATTGTAACTGGTGCCAATGTTCAGGtctatttatataaacttaCTTCTTGCTCATCCTCCGACCATCACATTTGATTTGGAAACTGATTTTGGAATCATCCGGGCAGGTGTGCTGGGAgaaatttgcaaggtactttgAGGTAGAGCTCAAAGAGGTGAAGCTAAGTGAAGGCTATTACGTGATGGACCCAGCAAAAGCTGTAGAGATGGTTGATGAGAATACAATCTGCATTGCAGCGATTCTAGGATCCACACTTACAGGAGAGTTTGAGGATGTGAAGACACTAAACGATCTCTTAGCTGAGAAAAACGCAGAGACTGGTTGGGATGTTTCTATTCACGTTGATTCAGCCAGTGGAGGATTCATTGCTCCTTTCCTCTACCCTGATCTCGAATGGGACTTTAGGCTTCCGTGGGTGAAGAGCATCAATGTCAGTGGTCATAAGTATGGACTTGTTTATGCAGGAGTTGGTTGGATTGTCTGGAGAACCAAAGATGATTTGCCTGAGGACCTTGTCTTTCACATTAACTACTTAGGAGCTGATCAACCCACTTTCACTCTTAATTTCTCTAAAGGTTTTGTATAAccactactttttttttcaaaattggttaattatgctattacaaactaTGAGAAAGTTTAAACTTCAATCATTTTGTTATCGCATTGACCCTAATAAAAACTCAATTTCTTTTGCAGGGTCGAGCCAAATCATTGCTCAGTACTATCAGTTTATCCGCCTAGGCTTTGAGGTACTTGTCACTCTTATATTGTTTCTTCTTTACAGTTTCATCTTATTCTAAGAAACTATATAATCATAATAGGGATACAATAACATAATGGAAAACTGCATGGACAATGCAAGGAGGCTAAGAGAAGGAATAGAGATGACAGGGAAGTTCAACATTGTGTCTAAATATATTGGTGTGCCGCTAGTGGCATTCTCTCTCAAAGACAGTAGCAAACACACCGTGTTTGAGATAGCAGAGTCTCTGAGGAAGTTCGGATGGATAATACCGGCTTACACTATGCCTGCAGATGCACAACACATTGCTGTGCTCAGAGTTGTGATCAGGGAAGACTTTAACCGAGGCCTTGCAGACAGACTCATCACACATATCTTACAGGTACTGAAGGAGATCGAAGGGCTTCCTAGCCGGATTGCGCATATAGCAGCTGCTGCAAAGGTTAGTGGTGGTGAAGAGAAGACTGCTAAGATGTCGTTGGAGGATATCGCTAAGTATTGGAAACGTCTtgttgaaa contains these protein-coding regions:
- the BNACNNG71290D gene encoding uncharacterized protein BNACNNG71290D, whose translation is MALQWLILSYVVAAEVAIAVILTLPYPMLLKKRIVSLVSLVLQPAASIVAFAGFQLLDIYWKNEHRLECSSEVCTATERDRYEKSIYKAQRNVVLCAAGILLYWCIYRICKYNKDLDHLEELEKRYKAE
- the LOC106443029 gene encoding glutamate decarboxylase 5-like, encoding MALARNSDSEEHLHSTFASRYVRAVIPRFKMPDNSMPKDAAYQVISDELMLDGNPRLNLASFVTTWMEPECDKLIMESVNKNYVDMDEYPVTTELQNRCVNMIANLFHAPVGEDEAAIGCGTVGSSEAIMLAGLAFKRKWQQRRRAQGLPTDNPNIVTGANVQVCWEKFARYFEVELKEVKLSEGYYVMDPAKAVEMVDENTICIAAILGSTLTGEFEDVKTLNDLLAEKNAETGWDVSIHVDSASGGFIAPFLYPDLEWDFRLPWVKSINVSGHKYGLVYAGVGWIVWRTKDDLPEDLVFHINYLGADQPTFTLNFSKGSSQIIAQYYQFIRLGFEGYNNIMENCMDNARRLREGIEMTGKFNIVSKYIGVPLVAFSLKDSSKHTVFEIAESLRKFGWIIPAYTMPADAQHIAVLRVVIREDFNRGLADRLITHILQVLKEIEGLPSRIAHIAAAAKVSGGEEKTAKMSLEDIAKYWKRLVENKRNIVC